One segment of Daphnia magna isolate NIES linkage group LG2, ASM2063170v1.1, whole genome shotgun sequence DNA contains the following:
- the LOC123470045 gene encoding LOW QUALITY PROTEIN: nuclear pore complex protein Nup205-like (The sequence of the model RefSeq protein was modified relative to this genomic sequence to represent the inferred CDS: inserted 1 base in 1 codon; deleted 1 base in 1 codon): MWSKSKDLHNVVENTIGNQQCNDLENLEKVLKDHRSDFSALLKQPAKNLDDRNLLLKSVKEPVLFPGRKTTASLEQSFVDEALIISDMFNLNENISVGLLHTAEQQMHYYPDLTRGLVSVLLYYDARQAIVSSLKILIQARKGVSWAVDTSDQAVNLITKYTDKLVEKGLVDQIIALLGQLIPEKEMNLLHENRALGGPKHRRQVQDFFTQIRQSLADIVFYLAAQNGLTKEDTLLLVNYLASIEQIDNVNVTLFMGLLYAVDISAVVRTEESEDVVRLLPITSESGFVASLQKRLTEPLQWKNAGLQASVQLAWAVTLATFRSLSSGLCAPIQSQVDEDEAILDIALDGKALNFLSHLLQTKNHIYKEEFYLRRLHALVTDLIVQMPLKIKDLRNKADEVARNIFVYQQEGLEPPPNLPLHFQWLLNFIAVLYGEDPLELELCLEFWSSDMANAGVNYRVSQRQMALYKFIRLAGDLLPPSLYISYASMLCGLANGKRAAHQAFTLLKQNSSGGQSNLISWEHFFSSLHRYFNSLRQESLPVPDTIYRHKPLTKGITPQEVQGLQVVLKLMRIILHHDPIARISLAENPTWIPLVVMIGLLGCAVPLSLKGEIMEVLAAFAQSHDIVYTLWSSIETAQILSTTSVVSANVKGIQTELEDVESRAEEYPLTRAFLKLLDVMTDVSIPSNLGTGHRTPGFDPYLFYVKDSVFLRFTGRAYRNETEKWQIGNACVKLFLKLLSNYEPSVEDFQDSYVELPSGGNAIRSKQPGYHLLVHCLHDSNFLRLLLHVVDEGCRVLDLYTPTLGIEELETLTLNVLLLLKRVLQLQEEFVELIRRLGSGLRVVTLDSLLLGINSRTGKPDHMVNIGKLVTLNQHLPQHALVALHIIRRVAANPSTQNQLLALYTKSTALTTAIRHGFVEALEMEDPNDSPTVPVDQDGETSIAGQGCRLVVLHLLSEGINLPHPSLAHFLLGFNVQAPLSKTVLQQPGIHDQPRTCLHALLGILEKNILPIGHCSGANLRATELAYKLLYQLCSHPNVSDIMLRFLRSSNFLGRQVAALPFAPGSFEWSQLSQMSWLLKSVAVEVKIASDKGLQSHVSRLASLFLYEVDETAESVTVGDITDRSLLSGISFLGNQDQLVMRSRPKIAVLLDAVNLEACELTLSTMEFFDPGAIEALVKQCEIVSEEDVQLTKISLLQNRLRSELANLTNVALGQRQLIVQEVQNILSFVVQRNNIRLELSARRSYLEGWRQVLECLLATGSLNDLSYAQQWNILTQITQDIFTKCLTTDNSLPDLVHYLSGVMVILLAGLRACALEGVNETGSSSNATQVPSDYVRCLDGTILRTQSARSMATQRGGPTSSATINVIQRQLVDWILRASGSAHRVRTNLYSALLNSLRISNHTAEFYKLAPASLLQTLVRDCSSGHDVQRMLALSLLDQLAAADNQGPIATFLSSQGYLKHMVNSLLQLDVGLVGALEMQPSMDGLRTLYVYESQMGLLTRLASSQKGALVLLESGIFQRLSEMSVFSQRPEVTSGTIENAPFIPDTAHRFHQILFPALQLSNTMLTALGSRHRTGSSEVIHFLLSHSDTVSAILRNRNLAPVSSKLEETALLTAVISRAAGWNAVYEESPAAMEVRGQLSRLEQVTLNLLPVYILGMENILAEFGLVSSKVCLQVAVNILKLARSLTTQNRAIFAPSFDRPNKSCLSLGILTKTLISSSAILISAQEKSEICRRRLDSIQDLTTQQLMELLPADTDEKLPAQVRRMIGAKTLEQELKNWEELLELCSLVLESATWLLWHHMEHYFQYKKSLAFGGSSAILSQEDLGRXKKEAPTHLNAILFKKMNECEQVYLHRKGRHGFVQALLRRVKRLLSV, translated from the exons atgtggtCAAAGTCGAAAGACCTCCACAATGTGGTTGAAAACACAATCGGTAATCAACAATGTAACGACCTGGAGAATCTGGAGAAGGTTCTGAAAGATCACCGTTCAGATTTTTCTGCCCTTCTCAAACAACCA GCTAAAAATCTTGATGACAGGAATCTTCTTCTGAAATCTGTTAAAGAGCCTGTCCTTTTTCCTGGAAGGAAAACAACTGCTTCACTTGAACAGTCATTTGTTGATGAGGCACTTATCATCTCAGATATGTTTAATCTAAACGAAAACATCTCAGTTGGGCTCCTACATACTGCAGAACAACAGATGCACTACTACCCAGATCTAACCAGGGGTTTAGTTTCAGTGCTTTTATACTACGATGCTAGACAAGCAATTGTAAGTTCACTAAAAATCCTCATACAAGCAAGGAAAGGTGTTTCTTGGGCAGTAGACACCAGTGACCAAGCTGTCAACTTAATCACAAAGTACACAGATAAGTTGGTGGAGAAAGGCTTGGTTGATCAAATTATAGCCCTGTTAGGGCAGCTTATTCCtgaaaaggaaatgaatttGCTTCATGAAAATCGAGCTCTTGGAGGACCAAAACACAGGAG aCAAGTTCAGGATTTCTTCACTCAAATAAGGCAATCGTTAGCTGACATCGTATTTTATTTAGCTGCTCAAAATGGATTGACCAAAGAAGATACATTATTGCTAGTAAATTATCTAGCTTCAATCGAACAAATCGACAACGTCAATGTCACGCTCTTTATGGGGCTTCTATACGCCGTTGATATCAGCGCCGTTGTCAGAACGGAAGAAAGTGAAGACGTGGTACGCTTACTACCGATCACTTCGGAAAGCGGATTTGTTGCTTCCCTTCAGAAACGTTTAACGGAACCATTGCAATGGAAGAATGCTGGTCTTCAGGCTTCAGTTCAACTTGCCTGGGCAGTCACCTTGGCCACATTTCGCTCGCTTTCTTCCGGACTTTGCGCTCCGATTCAGTCGCAAGTTGACGAAGATGAGGCAATTCTTGACATCGCTCTAGACGGAAAGGCGCTGAACTTTTTGAGCCATCtattgcaaacaaaaaatcatatCTACAAGGAAGAATTTTATCTGCGTCGCCTACATGCTCTTGTAACGGATTTGATCGTTCAAATGCCGCTAAAGATCAAAGATCTCCGCAACAAGGCTGATGAAGTTGCCCGAAACATCTTCGTCTATCAGCAGGAGGGCCTCGAGCCGCCGCCAAACTTGCCTTTACATTTTCAGTGGTTACTTAACTTCATAGCTGTACTGTATGGGGAGGATCCTCTAGAGCTGGAACTTTGTCTCGAATTCTGGTCCAGTGACATGGCCAATGCTGGAGTAAATTATAG GGTCTCTCAACGTCAAATGGCTCTCTATAAGTTTATTAGATTGGCCGGCGATTTGTTACCTCCATCTCTCTACATTTCTTATGCTAGCATGCTTTGTGGGCTAGCAAATGGAAAGAGAGCAGCACATCAAGCCTTCACGCTGCTAAAACAGAACAGCAGTGGTGGTCAAAGCAATCTGATATCCTGGGAGCATTTTTTCTCGTCACTTCATAGATACTTCAATAGTTTGCGCCAAGAATCACTACCAGTACCCGACACCATCTATCGCCATAAGCCACTAACAAAAGGCATTACGCCACAGGAGGTCCAGGGTTTGCAGGTGGTTTTAAAGTTAATGAGAATCATTCTACACCATGACCCTATTGCCAGGATATCTTTGGCTGAAAATCCAACCTGGATACCGTTGGTGGTAATGATCGGTCTGTTGG GCTGTGCTGTGCCATTGAGCTTAAAAGGAGAAATCATGGAAGTACTGGCAGCATTTGCACAGTCGCATGACATCGTCTACACTCTATGGAGTAGCATCGAAACAGCACAAATTTTATCGACAACCAGTGTTGTTTCAGCAAATGTCAAAG GTATTCAGACGGAACTGGAAGACGTTGAGTCTCGAGCGGAAGAGTATCCACTGACCAGAGCCTTCCTAAAGTTACTGGATGTTATGACTGATGTTTCCATTCCATCCAATTTGGGAACGGGGCATAGAACCCCTGGGTTCGATCCATATCTATTCTACGTCAAAGATTCCGTTTTCCTCAGGTTCACTGGCAGGGCGTATCGCAATGAAACTGAAAAATGGCAG ATTGGCAATGCCTGTGTCAAGCTTTTCCTGAAGCTACTTTCCAACTATGAACCGAGCGTGGAAGATTTTCAAGACTCTTACGTCGAACTACCCTCTG GCGGCAATGCCATTCGATCCAAACAACCTGGCTATCACCTCCTGGTGCATTGTCTGCATGACTCCAATTTTCTGCGTCTTTTGCTTCATGTGGTAGATGAAGGTTGTCGCGTTTTAGATCTTTACACACCCACACTAGGAATAGAAGAGTTGGAAACGCTTACTCTCAATGTTCTGTTGCTGTTAAAACGTGTGCTGCAACTTCAG GAAGAGTTTGTGGAACTAATTCGTCGGCTGGGTTCTGGATTAAGAGTAGTTACATTGGACAGCTTGCTATTGGGAATCAACAGCCGTACTGGCAAACCGGATCATATGGTCAATATTGGGAAGCTAGTGACGTTGAATCAACATCTTCCCCAACATGCGTTGGTTGCGTTACACATTATACGACGAGTTGCTGCAAATCCATCAACCCAAAATCAACTTCTGGCTCTGTACACGAAATCTACTGCCTTAAccacgg CTATTCGTCACGGATTCGTTGAAGCTTTAGAAATGGAAGACCCCAACGATTCGCCAACGGTTCCGGTAGACCAAGACGGCGAAACTTCGATCGCTGGACAAGGATGTCGACTTGtagttcttcatcttcttaGTGAAGGGATCAATTTACCCCATCCTAGTCTGGCCCATTTTCTTCTTGGTTTCAATGTTCAGGCTCCTTTAAGCAA AACCGTTCTGCAGCAACCTGGAATCCATGATCAGCCTCGAACATGCCTACATGCTCTTCTTGGCATTTTGGAGAAAAATATTCTCCCAATAGGGCACTGTTCGGGTGCCAATCTGCGGGCAACTGAATTGGCCTATAAGCTTCTCTATCAGCTCTGTTCACATCCAAATGTATCTGATATTATGTTAAGATTCCTGCGCTCGTCCAACTTCCTCGGTCGGCAGGTTGCTGCATTGCCTTTTGCTCCCGGAAGTTTTGAATGGTCGCAGCTATCACAGATGAGCTGGCTACTTAAATCTGTTGCTGTTGAAGTGAAAATTGCCTCGGACAAAGGCCTTCAGTCACACGTTTCGCGTCTAGCCTCACTCTTTCTGTACGAAGTGGATGAGACAGCCGAATCAGTCACTGTGGGAGATATCACTGACAGATCATTGTTGAGTGGCATATCTTTTCTTGGCAACCAGGATCAATTGGTCATGCGATCGAGACCAAAAATTGCTGTCCTTTTGGATGCTGTCAACCTCGAA gCATGTGAACTGACA CTCTCCACAATGGAATTCTTTGATCCGGGTGCTATTGAAGCATTGGTCAAGCAGTGTGAAATCGTTAGTGAAGAGGATGTTCAGTTAACGAAAATTTCGTTGCTCCAAAATCGGCTACGTAGCGAACTGGCTAACCTTACCAATGTGGCTCTTGGCCAACGCCAATTGATTGTACAAGAAGTCCAGAACATTCTTTCGTTCGTGGTTCAACGGAATAACATAAGGCTAGAGCTTTCGGCTCGTCGTTCTTATTTAGAAGGGTGGCGGCAAGTCTTGGAATGTCTTTTGGCCACAGGCTCTCTGAACGATCTTTCATACGCACAGCAATGGAATATCCTGACTCAGATCACTCAAGATATTTTCACCAAATGTTTGACAACAGACAACTCATTGCCAGATTTGGTTCATTACTTATCAGGCGTCATGGTGATCTTGTTGGCAGGATTACGAGCTTGTGCTTTGGAGGGTGTTAACGAAACCGGATCATCGTCCAACGCCACTCAAGTGCCTTCAGATTACGTAAGATGTCTTGACGGAACCATTTTACGGACTCAAAGTG CACGTTCAATGGCAACCCAACGAGGAGGACCAACATCTTCAGCTACAATAAATGTTATTCAGCGCCAATTGGTGGATTGGATTTTGCGCGCTAGTGGATCTGCTCATCGCGTCCGAACCAATCTGTACAGCGCTTTGCTAAATAGTTTAAGAATCAGCAATCACACAGCCGAATTCTACAAATTGGCTCCTGCATCATTGCTTCAGACTCTCGTCCGTGATTGTAGCAGTGGCCACGATGTACAGCGAATGTTGGCTCTTTCCCTTCTTGATCAGTTAGCCGCTGCCGACAACCAAGGACCGATTGCTACCTTCTTGTCTTCTCAAGGATATTTGAAACACATG GTAAATTCCCTGCTCCAGTTGGACGTTGGATTGGTGGGTGCTCTAGAAATGCAGCCTAGTATGGACGGCTTACGTACCTTATATGTGTATGAATCACAAATGGGGCTTTTGACTCGATTGGCTAGCAGTCAGAAGGGGGCTCTTGTGCTCCTAGAGAGTGGCATATTTCAGCGCCTTTCAGAAATGTCGGTCTTTAGCCAACGTCCGGAAGTAACTAGCGGAACTATTGAAAATGCACCGTTTATCCCAGATACTGCCCATCGATTCCATCAGATCCTTTTCCCCGCTCTCCAGCTTTCCAACACAATGCTTACCGCTCTTGGAAGCCGGCATCGCACTGGAAGTTCGGAG GTGATCCATTTCTTACTCTCTCATAGCGACACAGTGAGTGCGATTTTACGCAATCGGAACTTAGCACCGGTGTCTTCTAAGTTGGAAGAAACGGCATTGCTTACTGCCGTCATTTCACGAGCAGCCGGGTGGAATGCAGTGTATGAAGAATCCCCAGCTGCCATGGAGGTACGCGGACAGTTGAGTCGTCTCGAACAAGTGACCCTTAATCTATTGCCGGTTTATATTCTTGGTAt GGAGAATATTTTGGCCGAATTCGGTCTTGTATCTAGCAAAGTGTGTTTGCAGGTGGCtgttaacattttaaaactcGCTCGATCTCTGACTACACAGAATCGTGCTATTTTCGCACCGAGCTTCGATCGTCCTAATAAATCATGTCTTTCCCTGGGAATCCTTACTAAAACCTTGATCAGCTCCTCAGCGATTTTGATCAGTGCACAAGAGAAAAGTGAAATTTGTCGCCGCCGATTAGACTCTATTCAAGATTTGACGACACAACAGCTGATGGAACTGTTGCCTGCCGATACAGATGAGAAACTGCCTGCTCAAGTCCGTCGCATGATTGGAGCCAAAACGCTAGAACAAGAACTGAAAAACTGGGAAGAACTCTTAGAACTCTGCAGTCTAGTGCTGGAATCTGCCACCTGGCTCTTGTGGCACCATATGGAACATTATTTCCAGTATAAGAAGTCATTGGCTTTCGGTGGATCATCAGCGATTTTGAGTCAAGAAGATCTTGGTC TTAAAAAGGAAGCGCCGACACATCTTAATGCAATCTTGTTTaagaaaatgaatgaatgCGAGCAG GTGTACCTACACAGAAAAGGCCGTCACGGTTTTGTTCAAGCGCTACTTCGACGAGTAAAACGTTTGCTCAGCGTGTAA
- the LOC123470044 gene encoding stimulator of interferon genes protein-like isoform X2 produces the protein MGSLGLTPQTDYFGKTKIREPKKTSSNPVKQEPSGMPKNRGYRAEILAFTIGSGLLLIAFLFPPVKHEGHGSQQIAVQVGFLMWFGMTFVMAEIIRRVCLFSEEIFHLRTRYDGSISRVVLHVFNSRNSANFFTVIILLSLLFISSSDPMVMTEISSHWPTSFGLCGLYIIFISVVKLTENLVDCEVLLDDRVMAIGHGLAYSYYYGFLKIILPASENSQSLRDRASHFEFEEKIQLASKKMLILIPDTCFCTPSFQDMAPCGQIERVKTLEDVIICRAGMRGRPYSATVYLIQPEGSKAPVYVMMEMPSILFVLYEMNTIGHTNSKLTAFERTQQAQAFCRVLGRLLEDDPSCKDMYDIIYFKDQNANLAQMIYDHVQNTKQ, from the exons ATGGGATCCTTAGGCTTGACCCCTCAAACTGATTActttggaaaaacaaaaattcgtgAACCCAAGAAAACGAGCAGCAATCCAGTAAAACAAGAGCCTAGTGGAATGCCTAAAAACCGTGGATACAGAGCTGAGATACTAGCTTTCACAATAGGTTCTGGATTGCTTTTGATTG CATTCTTATTTCCCCCTGTTAAACATGAGGGTCATGGATCTCAACAAATTGCAGTACAAG TTGGCTTCCTCATGTGGTTTGGGATGACATTTGTAATGGCCGAGATTATTCGTCGTGTTTGCCTGTTTTCCGAAGAGATTTTTCACTTGAGAACTCGCTACGATGGATCTATATCCCGGGTGGTACTTCACGTATTTAATTCGCGAAACTCTGCCAATTTCTTCACTGTCATCATTTTGCTTTCTCTATTGTTT aTCAGCTCATCAGATCCCATGGTGATGACTGAAATTAGCTCACACTGGCCAACTTCATTTGGATTGTGTGGCCTGtatattattttcatttcggTAGTGAAACTTACGGAGAACCTTGTTGACTGTGAAGTTCTGCTAGATGACCGTGTGATGGCTATTGGACACGGACTGGCATATTCCTACTATTATGGGTTCTTAAAAATAATCCTTCCTGCAAGCGAAAACAGTCAAA GTCTCCGAGATCGTGCATCCCATTTCgagtttgaagaaaaaatccaGTTAGCATCTAAGAAGATGTTAATACTGATTCCTGACACGTGTTTTTGTACCCCGAGTTTCCAAGATATGGCGCCATGTGGACAAATAGAAAGAGTCAAG ACTCTGGAAGACGTTATTATTTGCCGAGCTGGAATGAGAGGGCGGCCCTACTCAGCTACTGTTTACTTAATCCAGCCTGAAGGATCCAAAGCCCCTGTATATGTCATGATGGAAATGCCATCAATTCTTTTCGTCCTGTACGAAATGAATACCATAGGACACACTAATTCAA AACTCACCGCATTCGAACGAACTCAACAGGCACAAGCTTTTTGTCGAGTATTAGGACGACTCCTTGAAGACGATCCGAGCTGCAAGGACATGTATGACATAATATACTTCAAAG ATCAAAACGCAAACCTAGCCCAGATGATTTACGACCATGTCCAAAACACAAAGCAATAG
- the LOC123470044 gene encoding stimulator of interferon genes protein-like isoform X1 — translation MPLKIYDTGKGLTPQTDYFGKTKIREPKKTSSNPVKQEPSGMPKNRGYRAEILAFTIGSGLLLIAFLFPPVKHEGHGSQQIAVQVGFLMWFGMTFVMAEIIRRVCLFSEEIFHLRTRYDGSISRVVLHVFNSRNSANFFTVIILLSLLFISSSDPMVMTEISSHWPTSFGLCGLYIIFISVVKLTENLVDCEVLLDDRVMAIGHGLAYSYYYGFLKIILPASENSQSLRDRASHFEFEEKIQLASKKMLILIPDTCFCTPSFQDMAPCGQIERVKTLEDVIICRAGMRGRPYSATVYLIQPEGSKAPVYVMMEMPSILFVLYEMNTIGHTNSKLTAFERTQQAQAFCRVLGRLLEDDPSCKDMYDIIYFKDQNANLAQMIYDHVQNTKQ, via the exons ATGCCCTTGAAAATTTATGATACAGGAAAAG GCTTGACCCCTCAAACTGATTActttggaaaaacaaaaattcgtgAACCCAAGAAAACGAGCAGCAATCCAGTAAAACAAGAGCCTAGTGGAATGCCTAAAAACCGTGGATACAGAGCTGAGATACTAGCTTTCACAATAGGTTCTGGATTGCTTTTGATTG CATTCTTATTTCCCCCTGTTAAACATGAGGGTCATGGATCTCAACAAATTGCAGTACAAG TTGGCTTCCTCATGTGGTTTGGGATGACATTTGTAATGGCCGAGATTATTCGTCGTGTTTGCCTGTTTTCCGAAGAGATTTTTCACTTGAGAACTCGCTACGATGGATCTATATCCCGGGTGGTACTTCACGTATTTAATTCGCGAAACTCTGCCAATTTCTTCACTGTCATCATTTTGCTTTCTCTATTGTTT aTCAGCTCATCAGATCCCATGGTGATGACTGAAATTAGCTCACACTGGCCAACTTCATTTGGATTGTGTGGCCTGtatattattttcatttcggTAGTGAAACTTACGGAGAACCTTGTTGACTGTGAAGTTCTGCTAGATGACCGTGTGATGGCTATTGGACACGGACTGGCATATTCCTACTATTATGGGTTCTTAAAAATAATCCTTCCTGCAAGCGAAAACAGTCAAA GTCTCCGAGATCGTGCATCCCATTTCgagtttgaagaaaaaatccaGTTAGCATCTAAGAAGATGTTAATACTGATTCCTGACACGTGTTTTTGTACCCCGAGTTTCCAAGATATGGCGCCATGTGGACAAATAGAAAGAGTCAAG ACTCTGGAAGACGTTATTATTTGCCGAGCTGGAATGAGAGGGCGGCCCTACTCAGCTACTGTTTACTTAATCCAGCCTGAAGGATCCAAAGCCCCTGTATATGTCATGATGGAAATGCCATCAATTCTTTTCGTCCTGTACGAAATGAATACCATAGGACACACTAATTCAA AACTCACCGCATTCGAACGAACTCAACAGGCACAAGCTTTTTGTCGAGTATTAGGACGACTCCTTGAAGACGATCCGAGCTGCAAGGACATGTATGACATAATATACTTCAAAG ATCAAAACGCAAACCTAGCCCAGATGATTTACGACCATGTCCAAAACACAAAGCAATAG